CGCTGCGCCTTGCGCCGGTGCTTCCCGCCGCCGCGCGGGGCGTCACGCCGGCGGCAGCTCTTTCCGCCGGGCGTGGTGCTTCCCGCCGGCGGCGGGGCGTCACACCGACTGTCCCTGGTCCGGGCCGGCCGCCGGAATCCCCACCCACTCGACCTGTCCGTCGGCATAGTGTTCCCGCTTCCAGATGGGGGCCCGGACCTTGAGCTCGTCGATGGCGTAGCGGGCCGCGGCAAAGGCGGCCGGGCGGTGGGGCGCAGCGGCCGCCACCACCACGCTGGCCTCGCCGATCGGCACGGCGCCGGTGCGGTGCCCGATGGCCAGGCGCGCACCGGGCCAGCGGGCCTCGGCCTCCGCGCCGATGCGGGCCAGTTCCTCGGCGGCCATGGGCAAGTAGGCCTCGTACTCCAGGTGCTCGGTCTCCCGGTCCCCGGTGAAGCGGCGGGTGATACCCACGAAGAGGACCACCGCCCCGTGACTGGGCCGAGCCACGTGGCGAAACAGCTCGTCCAGGGACAGGGGCTCCGCCGTAAGGAAGAACCGGCCCTCCGGCCCCGCCGCCACCCTGCCGCCTGCACCGGCTGGCGCGGCCGGTTCGTCCGGCATCGAGCCCCCGCTGACCGGCGGGATCAGGGCGATCTCGTCGCCCGGGCCGATGGGCGTGGACGGTTCGCAGTAGCGGCCGTTGACCGCCAGGCGGCAGAGGTCCAGCAGCGGCCGCCACTGGGGGTGCTGCCGGGCCAGCGCGTCCCGTACCGACCCGGCCGTGGCGCCTGCGGGCAACTCCAGTTCCAGCCGCCGCGCGCCCAGCCGCTCCGCCACCACCGCGAAGAGGCGCACCCGCACCGCGATCGCCGCCCGGGTTGAC
This is a stretch of genomic DNA from Thermaerobacter sp. PB12/4term. It encodes these proteins:
- a CDS encoding molybdenum cofactor biosynthesis protein MoaE, with protein sequence MADPVASSTRAAIAVRVRLFAVVAERLGARRLELELPAGATAGSVRDALARQHPQWRPLLDLCRLAVNGRYCEPSTPIGPGDEIALIPPVSGGSMPDEPAAPAGAGGRVAAGPEGRFFLTAEPLSLDELFRHVARPSHGAVVLFVGITRRFTGDRETEHLEYEAYLPMAAEELARIGAEAEARWPGARLAIGHRTGAVPIGEASVVVAAAAPHRPAAFAAARYAIDELKVRAPIWKREHYADGQVEWVGIPAAGPDQGQSV